The following DNA comes from Papaver somniferum cultivar HN1 chromosome 4, ASM357369v1, whole genome shotgun sequence.
attgaaaaattgaaaaaccataataaaaaagtggagctcatttaccttgaaatgttgactcttgtgcatgtatgtaatttttaggattcttagtctagatatttaggcacccattctagcacaattcacatagtgataagaaacttgcacgcgcacgatttaccaatacatgtatagcctcatccttgaggtgttctatcggaagtcacgattaccaatcactttagaatgttgaacgaaacttgactagattgttctttggttggttgggatagaaggtggaggttacattaagaaagacaaccatcgaatttaactgggtgcgtcaaaaagggctacctcttgcaaagtgtcatgtaattttttgtttctttttgcttatgtatcaaaagagttaccatgttgtaaataattttttaaaaaaaaaaaaaaaacgatgtatatattcagaaaaatatcaaaaaaatcaaaaaaaaaaaaagtcaagtatttatcaattccatcctctcttgttcaaaaaataaaagagagtagtcaatgtaaataagagtcatgtaaagagtcatcttttgtgtttttgtgttataagcaaggaagggtctatgccattgatgtacaacgcgagtaattgtgaaatacctccaactcattcacaattctcgtaaagtccggacagctagctagatttcgacctcggttcttagcctgagaaactatctcttggtgattagtagtcataacatccgatctttctttacacatgtgtagatacactttacactcttatcacatgtctttatttgttatcagtgctaggattgtgcctttgatagctagattgacatctccattttgctgtgagcttctactgtcttgcacatgtcacatttcatggaatctgagcttatattttgtcctagaactttgtaggtacgttctaagcaaaccttcacgagacttcaactcgtccactagggacacttagtggtttaaaaggcttattgcattcgctaaatgcaatcgagagaccagcgacagtggtataggtaggatttccttagttttgttttacttgaggacaagtaaaattaaggtttgggggtatttgatgagtgccaaatattgtatatatttgcacctttttattggcatttaactcatcatttgtgcactaacgctccattttatcccatattctgtgttttcgttgttttcaagactaaatacttttctcaattaattttgcatttttaggtactaaataaagcctggttaactcacggagcgaaaagagcaaagaaacggcaaagactctcgcagaaaggcagcgaagaatgatgtttgcaagagccgactcaaggataaaaatgggcttaacaaggaagaatttgttcttaaagaagaagtgggctcagaatagtccaagcccaaacccatttcccaaactcaaacccatttccatatcCTAAAATCCAAGCCCAAACCCGCTTCTCtctttagccgtcagattggatcaaatccatcatccaacggtcgcttcatcagagtacatcgaacTCTGAAGTCCCTGtctaacatcatagcacctaaccccgatcttcgccgtcaattttgatgtatctcatcatccaacggtcgctccacatccatcacatcgcgccgttggatcactccatcaccttttcatcctacgcttttcaTCACCGATCATAAAATtttgatacacccgctcaacaccctagcaccaaatatcttctcccaaaaccatcgaattcttctctccttcttctcctcgtcttcccaaatttctccttcttccccgaccaatagacctgcaacaccattcttccccttcttctcgagcttcaccatcactaccttcacccgacaccacagcagactaaccctaaaccctagactctctctagcttagttttagcttctctcaaagacgctacaaccaagaaagagagaactagggtttgtagcagaggcgatgtaagagacaattggagcaggaggagtagcagagaaggaagacaagacatgggtcgaggaggagacaacaaaagcagagacgggtgagctttaattttaattttcaatgtaaactctaatttgggaaattttggggaaactgttaagaaccctaattttgggtataaatagaacatggtattgtgtgtgtgtgggtatgcccggattagccggtgtaCCAAGCTGTagtaatttatgtttgttttcagtAGTGTTATTATGCTAtaattcaataactagggtttagatgaaaccttagcTTTCTGTTGTGTTATTCATACTAATTGTGttgctcttgaatgcttaaactgtTAGGATAGTTTCAATCTTAGTACGTTAATGCTTttctttcacagtgtatgccatgtatccattgtagtcaggataaaacagtgttgattatgctgcatctcatgctttagagactattgttaatcccttgactagttgtgcttaattagacagttagtgctccggattgatattttagttgtgattgaatcatccattggtgaaacaccttaggtaggtaatagacttgacacctctaccttatctgttaaaaggacaagagtatcataatcatttgaatacaTAGTACGAGTTAATGGTGGTTCGAcaatcctagtaccttcattctcagtgtttactccctgtgttatttgcatcttttacttttatttattttctgttgtaatcctcaccaacaccttgtcgtatctacacatcaaaacaacccccattttggttactctttcttgtttaaaatcagtttaagtgagaccatagtttcagctttagcacccaccttgtccctgaggatcaaCCTGTGCTTGCCATGTGTTGCatatcgacactgtgcacttgcagttacacatagtcgtaggtactctttcaagtcctaccaacCTGCTTCATGGAGTCTAAAAGTGAAGACGATTGACTTTGTTGCTCATTTCTTCTATCCCTTTAGTCATCCTGTACAAATTAACTTCAAGGTCCTTCTCAGATTCGACTAAACGAGCAACATCATCTCGATAAGCACTTAATGCATTACTAAGAGCATGGGCCTCAGCCCTAGCATCGTCTCTTTCCCAAACAAGACGCTGTATATAATCCTTAACTTCAGGGTCATGAGatgaacgagcttgacgcaactCTTCTTCCAAGTTTATTACCTTGGTCTCTAAACGAAAAATATCCTCACGAGCCTCACGCAGATTCTCACGAGTCCACAGTAGAGCACCATTGAACTGGCGACGATCGGTATTATActtattctgcatatcaaccatttggatGCGTCTCTCTCGCCACTCAGCCACCTGGACATTATTCTCATCGGTCCGGGAATTCCATTTTTCAGCTTCTCCCTTAATTCTCTCCACCAGCTCTTTGATCCGAGAAGCTTGTCGAGTCCTCTCACTTCGAAGCCATATTAACTCTCTGACATCACCTGCTGAAGATAGGGCCGGGAGACCCAGACAACACACTAAGAAGACGAAAATGAGAGAAAAGGGAGAGCTATGAAAGAATATGAACCTTTGGAAGACAAAGACTCGCTACGGGCCTTCTCCAATTCATTACGAACATAGGCAACTTCAAGAAGAATCTTATCCTCAGAGGCACCGAGCTGCTCTTTATACTTCAGCTGATTCTTCAGTTCTAACATCTCCTTGTCCTTAGCAGTAATGAGCGCATCAACAACGTTCAACTCCtcttccctatgacgaagcttCGCCTCCAGTTTAAGGGACTtagccttaaaaaactggtacagaGTATGGTTTGCagtgttcgctcctcatcatctgcattaataacaaacaaataatgaTTAATTAGTAAAAAACTTAACAGCATTCAGCTTAGAGGGATTTCCGACGACCTACCTCAAGGACACGCTGCTGAGGGAAACCATACTGATACCCGTCTGCTatcgccatcatatcagcaatggAGGATGGCGGATTGATTAGAAGACTAGTGGAAGTAGCCCCCAAATCCTTCTTCCGGATCTCTGCAACCTCATCATGAGATGATAATTGCATTCTCTGACGGGTAAAAGCGTCAGAACTCTTTTCACCAGCGATCACGGGAGCAGGGTTTGGCAcgaacatcagatttttcttcaTCAACCAATAAAGTTTGGCACATCACCATCATGCATAACATCCCTCTCAAAACTCTCCGAAGATGCATCAGCGGAAGTCCCACCACCAGCAGCGTTCCTCCGACCATCGAAATCCTTCTTGGCTTCGGTCTCCTTGTTAGCAAGAGCCTCGACGTCCTCACCATCATAACTCTCCTCCATCTCAGTTGATTTCTCACCACCGGTCTCACCAAGGACATCCCACTCATCATTTGGAGAAACCAGCGAGAAGTCCGAAGTTATCCCCATGGAAGCGCCAATATCAATGTGTCCCTCAGAGGAATAGATCTTGCCAAAAGAGAACTCTTGATCTGACCCAGCACGGATGGTTGGTTGAAGATTAACATCTTCGTTCCTCTGATTCGGGGAGGGGGAGAGTTTAGGATCATCAGGAGGAATATCCCCTTGACCCCTAGGGCCAATCTCCTCTTCAGTAGCTCTGCCACCAATATTCTCATCATCCTCATGATTTTGTGGAGAAGTCTATGTGCGTTCCTCATCATcgctaacttcttcttcttcctcgatgTACTCATCGTTCACTAGGCTGGTAACCTCATCGGGAACTTCTATCTTCTCAACAGCAGCGGTAGAAGACTGAACTGGgcctatctttttcttcttcgttacCTGAAGACATAACATCGTGTTACCACGAAGACAATTTTCTCCATACTTTTATTAGTCTCAAACTAAGAATATTAGGGGCAAGTATACACATTAGAATCTCATAAAAAGTCATACCTTGACAGCGGCGGCACCCTTAGGAGGAAGGGTAGCGTCGgaactttcttcttcatctacaTCAGCAGCATCGAAGGCGTACTCGAAGTTCATACCAGAAAAATTCAACTTCCAAGGACATAAGTCACCATAACGAGCGGGAGCACTAGCACGAGGTTGAATACCATCAATGGGGAGTCATCCATGCTGACCAGGTacccaaccataagcccaaggaccaacaaatTCGATAACAGTGGCATGTcattcataatcatgatcacgttTGAGCCGATCAGAGCAGGAAAAAGTTTTCGCTGAGGAGTCCCTTTGATACCAGGGACATATTGGAGCTTAGAATCACTCACTTCATCTATAAGACAAATTTCACCCTGAGGAGCAGCAATAGTACGAAGGGCGACACTCCAGGGTTTACGGTTCCTACCGTTGACATAATCTCTGAAGGAGGCATTGAAGTTTTCAGGGGTATACCAATCTTTCTCACCCGGGTTGGGAACATAGAAAGTCATCATCGTCTCCCCATTACTCCGAAGGTAGCACTCCTTAAGCGCTCGAAGATAGTTCTTAGACAGCTGTACCACCGAGCGGCAGAGAGTATGTGGAGTAGAACCTTCACGGCGAGCCAAGGCATCGTAGTAAAAAAAATCACCCGATTTATACAGGGGCAACATGAGGTCAGATTCGAAGGCCCCCACGGCCGTCAGCAAGTGAAAATCATCGTATTTATAGTTCGTAGTCAGATCATAAGTAAGATCATCATCGGGAGCATAAAATTAACGTCAAAAGCCTCGAGTTCATGCTTTACCTTAAACGCTTCAATATCTACGTGCTTATAAgtaaccttcttcttaccaaccgaGACGCTTCATATAATTGGGGCATCGTCAGAACCAGCATATTTACTCGACGATGTTTTCTTCGGAGGACTCATATCCGAAGCTTTTCTATTGGTCGATAGATTCCTCGACGGGTCTGTCCTCGGCGCAGCACCTTTAGCAGATTTTCCTCTCAGGGGAGCAGTAGATGATGGAACCGTAGGTTTCTGAGAAGGCATCGTATCTGGGGCAACAGAACGAAGAGGTTGTACATTTAGCGGCTCAACACGATGAGGAGAAGAAGGCGGCACATTCGTCGGCTCAGCACGTTGAGAGGAAGGATTAGTTGAGCGACGGTTAACCGCGTATCGGGAACCCTTCGGGGGATCCCCCTTCTTCGTAGATGAAACCCTAAGACCTGACGATGACGAAGTCTTGTGAGTACAAAGGTATGGTTGAGAAGACTTAGGTGGACCACCCTTCGGCGGAGATCTATCAGGGCTTCTAGATTGAGGAGACCTATAAGGACTCGATGGTAGAGTTTGATATGGAACCCGATGACGATCAGCCATACCTACAAGGGGCATAGAAGTAAGACGAAGATCAAAtagagaagatgatgatcataaaacgAAAGTTTTTCGACTTTCACAGTTCATCAGAAATACCATCACATTTCATCAGAAACATATAGTTTGATAAAAAACCCACAGAaaactagaaaccctaattcagccGTAGCCATTAAAAACAAGCTTCAATAATCAACAAAGAAGCCATAGATTTTGTGATAAAGAACAGGGgaaagtatatagacttttgtatattttgttctTCATCAAAAAACCTAGATACAGCAGCAAAGATGATTATCAACCAAAATCAAGATAAGGATAACACCATACCTGAATCAGAAGCGTTACGAAGAGACAAAGACGATCTGCAAACACCTGATGAACAGCGACAGCAGTGACTTCTGAAGATTCGATCAGGTTTTGACTCCAATCAGCACCAGCCGAAATTAAGAACTaaagaacaaaaaagaagaa
Coding sequences within:
- the LOC113272166 gene encoding uncharacterized protein DKFZp434B061-like, encoding MADRHRVPYQTLPSSPYRSPQSRSPDRSPPKGGPPKSSQPYLCTHKTSSSSGLRVSSTKKGDPPKGSRYAVNRRSTNPSSQRAEPTNVPPSSPHRVEPLNVQPLRSVAPDTMPSQKPTVPSSTAPLRGKSAKGAAPRTDPSRNLSTNRKASDMSPPKKTSSSKYAGSDDAPII